aACAAGGCTAACTATTACTTTAGATGTGATGTATGTGTGTTAGAGCCATAACTGCTtgttgtttgtttaataaaacaGGCGAGGGCCTTCTTGTGTGCAGCTTTTAGTAAAATAACGTAAACCAAGCAGGgctctctgtctgctgtctgtcagcCATTAGATGGAGTAATGAGGTCTTGGGTTTTTCTTCTTTGCTCAATTATCTCACCTCAGTAAATCTTAGTGAGGTTTTAAGTccattatgtatgtatgtatgaattgGAACATTTTTCTTTGACCAGAATGATGTgaaacaaaatgacaaacaagTCTGAGACACAACTCAATGGTTAGAAACACCCTGAAGACAATTTATGGTAAGTTTCATGTGgttcaaataataaaacaaacaaaattgcaTTGTCATTTGTGATAAGTTGTCCAACCCTTTTTCTTCTCAGATTAAAGAGAAGTAAAGAAAAGAGAACTGGAAAACATTCAACAATCATGAAATTACCTGCTTTAATGTCTGTTGAACAAATTATCTTTGTAGTTAATTACCAAATTACCTTTGTACTGAATATTGTCATAATGTGTTATGCTAGACGGTGAATGATAAAACATTGAGAGTAAGCCATTTTTATAGTACAGTATATCAAAAGTTGATAATTGCATTATTAAAGTTAAAGGGTTAAATAACGATTTTATTAGACTATGTATGCTAATCAAAAGtgtaattttcattatttggtgATAATGTCAAACTAATTTAATTAAACTGTCCACTGGGGAAGTTGCTGGGTCTCATACAAACTGTGATGATCCGCTGATTATATGTTCTCATAAGTAATAAAAACATGTAGTAGCCAACAAGCCTACAAAACTACTGAAAATGTAGGCCTATTTCTTCTCACATTCATGTGTTTGTATTTCCTgtcaaattcatttattttaagtaatttagtACTTTAAATGACTGTATTTTCCAAATGTATATTCCATATGTTAgttaaaaaaatgatttgcaCCTGTATGGTGTGTATGGTTATGGTTAAGATTGGATAACCAGACCAATCCAGCAGACATATTTCAGGGATTATTTTAACATGCCCCTAATCTAATTTGACTTGAGACAGAGGAGACTAACAATTGCCTGACTaatccttgtttttatttttatatatttattgtgtattttcAGTTTGAAACTTTCTGTTCTATGTATTAGAGTTAATTTTGTGTATGCGTGACAAATCTGCAATGTCACTCTGGACATGTTGGCTGACTGTTAGAAGAAGCGAAGCAAACACTGGACCACAACTTGCCCCTCAGGCCCTGGGCTGTCattcaggcacacacacacacacacacaaagagaaagGAGAGAGGGGGTCCTGACGTGTTCCCAGGCCCCAGTATCTCTGCACCTCTCAGCAGCATGTAATGAGCTTAACCACACAGCTTCAGTGCAAAGGGGTCAATCGCTCGGATTATCACACTCGACTTTCACATCATAATGCTCCACACCTCtctgtttttatgcatataaatcTACATACATATAAATCTTTCCCTTAATATTATATGTTGTCATATATTTTCTCTTGTGTGGTCTAATTCTAACTAAAAATAGGGGAGTACATCAATTAGATTCTGAAATAcataaattagaaaataattttCCGTTTGTTTTCCATTGATGACAACCTTATTGAGGTTTAGATTGAGGATGTCAAAGCATGTGTGTGTCCTCATTTCTCCTTATTTCCAGGCTGAATATGAAAGCATCTTTTAATGGTGTGTTCCTCAAGCCTTAGGGTGAAAAGACACTGTCTCTGAGAATGGATGATCCATGCTCCATTTGAGCAGCAAAAGTACCTGTTTACTCCATTCACCTACTTCAGCATGAATATATATTCTCTTCAGACATACAgtttaaagtaaaatgtaaaaaatgtttagcACTGATCAAATCTTTTTACATCTTTTTCAAATCCATGGCCATAGACAGCATGTAGCTTACTAAATCAAGATCCCAAAAGTTTCAGAGGCTTATCCTGAAATAGCCATCTTGTGACAAGCAGATTTATAAGTAATATTTGTCACTCAAACTAATCTAACTTAAGTCAATCCATAATGATGTTTGGGAAGGTTTTTTTCCCACCACAAGCAGTATTGATTATTCTAAAAAAGGCCTAATGAATGTCAAGTAAACCACCTGCCTTGTGCTCTATAAAACTTGGGATGGAGGTTATCAATGTTTCTGAACCTGGGTCAATAAGGTATGTAATCATTATTAATAACTACACTCAGAACAGTTTGACTAATGTATGACctgttattatatattaaatcatattgtgccatcaaaccttttttttttattaatatgagtGGATCTGATTTGACTCAGGTGGTGACATGTTATCGGCACTTGTCCTCCTGTGTTGGTGGATGCACAGACAACTCCAGCCTACGACGTGATCTTCGGCAAACACGAGAGCGAGCCCAGACACTAGCGCTGTCCTGCAGAAACCACCGGACAGCTCGACTGAGGGATAAAACCCTAGCGGAAGCTGAGAGGAAGGAAACAGGGCTGCTGTGGGTGGCATTCTCCTCTTGTCTGGAGCTTTTGCATGCAGACATGTGCAAGGTTTTCACCATGGTCAAGCACTTTTCCCTTGCCAATAACAGTGTCATGTTGCAAACAGGCATACAGGGTAAGAGTGCATAACTCTAGCAGTTTCATATCAGATTTAAGACTACTGACAAACTTGTGTATATTCCTCAAACATGTGAATGTACAGGTGATGTCA
The genomic region above belongs to Carassius carassius chromosome 3, fCarCar2.1, whole genome shotgun sequence and contains:
- the rgs9bp gene encoding regulator of G-protein signaling 9-binding protein, with the translated sequence MYDLLLYIKSYCAIKPFFFINMSGSDLTQVVTCYRHLSSCVGGCTDNSSLRRDLRQTRERAQTLALSCRNHRTARLRDKTLAEAERKETGLLWVAFSSCLELLHADMCKVFTMVKHFSLANNSVMLQTGIQGGTTEVAARALSLPDLQEAGDGSQTSSVEGQEHSQLEQEIAQVDRTLEDMEQKVNVLRWTVEALGPQYADPVSTDSASLALLSIDEEAARGFSSHSQMLAVMMLCSVAIFAMVLSVCVVFLV